The segment tccttttttgcTCTTGTGCTGCTGTCAGAAGCTTCGTGGCACCATAAATATGTTGGATTTTGAAGCAGCATGGGGgtggctggcagtgctgtgaccctgtggggaAGGGGTTTTAAGGGCAAACTTgacctgctgctctgtgagctgAAATTTGGGTGCTTGCTGTAGCACAGTTCTCAGGGCAATTTCCTTCCCTGTATCACGAGCTGAAACACTTGGTGACCATGTGATATTCCctcccttcagctggagctgagtgATAATAGGATTTCTGGTGGCCTTGAAGTTCTAGCAGAGAAAACTCCCAACCTGACACACTTGAACCTAAGTGGCAACAAGATCAAAGACATCAATACCCTGGAGCCCTTGGTGAgtggaggctgtgctggaatCCCAGGGATGACATTTCCTTTGGGGAatggggctgtgcagcaggaatCCAACGTCTTGGTAACTGTTCCAACAGCACTTCGTGGTTCTGATGGGAACAGATTTGATCCCAGTTTGAGGCTGGGCCAGTAGTTAATGGCTCCTCagtctggaaaagcagcagccagttGCTAAAAGAAGCGTGAAATGGGGCTGGATGAGTAAAACTGTGGATGCTCAGTGCCCAGCTGAGAAGGGACCAGGAAAGGTTGGAGGCAGTTGGAGGTAGGTGGCACCTGGGGTGTCATGGAATGAGGTAACTGGACAGCAGTGAAGGCATCTGTCACATCAGCCTGAAGGTTCTGCtgtgacagcactgcagggtcTCGTTCCCACAGTGCTcagtggggctggaaaaggcctCTGAGGCTCCAtctgagctgccccagggagGCTCTTGCTGTGAGGGACACCTGAAAGGCTTGACACAGGGTATTTGTCTCATTGGCTGCTTTGTGCATCCATTCCCTCcagaaggaatttgggattgttttGCTCCTCCTTTCCTTGGCGTGGTGCCTGCTGTGAtggcctgagctgggctgtgtgtgccaagggcacccaggctgcagctctccctgagctctgcctgatATTTTGAGCAGGATGAGTCCAactcagctgctcctgagctTGCTGGGcctcttcagaagaaaaaaaaagatttgcaaATACACAGGGAGTTTGTTCCAGAAAGGGAAGCCAGGACAGAGGAGCTGGACAGAAATTTTCTGTGCCCACaatgagcaggagcagtgagtCCTCTCCATCTGAGCAGCATGTGGGGCAGAACCACTTCTGTGCTGGACCTGGGGAGTGCCCCAGCCACACTTCCTCGGCTGCCTGATCTTCAGACTGTGCTGTAAATAATCTTAACCAATtgatttttgcagaaaaagtTGCCAAACCTCCGCAGCCTGGACCTGTTCAACTGCGAGGTGACGATGCTGATCAACTACCGGGAGAGCGTGTTcgccctcctgccccagctcaccTACCTGGATGGCTTCGATGCAGACGAGCAGGAGGCCCCTGACTCAGACCCTGAAGCAGATGGGGATGCACTGGAAGATGATTATGAGAATGGGGAaggtgaggattttttttctcctgctgggcAGCCCCTTTTGTACTTCTGGGGCTtggccctggagcagggaggggctggggggatttGCTGGGGGGTGACAGGGCTTGGTGCtgtccctcctcatcctctgtgagcctcacctgctgctcacacagcactgagggGTGAGGGGTGGCTGGGTTTGGGAACTGGGGcacttccctccctccccgttTTGGTAgaaggtgaggaagaggaggatgatgaggaggaagatgatTTGGATGAAGAAGTCATTGAtgatgaagaagatgaagacGATGATCTGGAaggtgaagaggaggaggatggagtAGATGATGAGGTGAGGCTGTCACTGGTTCAGCACCAGGTCGTGTGTTTGTCCCTTGTCTGGTGTCCCAGGAGCCTGTCTGGGGACAGATCTCAGCAGTTTGCCATCTCAGATCTCAGCAGTTTGCCATCCACTCGGGCTTTTTCCCTGCACTCTGGACTCCTGAGAGTCAAAAACTCCAAAGAATTTTCCAGTTCAGTCTTGGCCTGGCACTTGCCATGGCTCTCAGTGATGGATCCGTGCAGCCCCATCCCCTTGGAgaaccagcagctcctcctgccacccccaggcttcagtggggtgggagaggggaaggaagacTGGGATTGCTGCACATGGAGTTGTGGTTCTTGCAACAAAACCTCTTGTTTTTACTccaggaggaagatgaggaagaagatggtgaggaggatgaagaagatGAAGCTGAGGAGGGTGAGTTGAGTCCTAACAATCCAATTTCTTGCAGAGCTCTCTCAACAGTCAAATGTTTGGTGTTTTTGGAGCTTCCTCAGCCTCAGTGCAGGGCTGTTgttgctgcagcttttctgccCAAGCTGGTGCTGAGCAGTGTCATCAtcaggggtcacacagggagggaaaggggtCTCAGGATCTCCAAATTCCAGCCATGCCAGGTAATTCTGGGAAATGTGAGAGGTCAGCTGCTTAGAAAAGCAGATCTGGGAACTGATgggccctgcaggagcagggcttcTGTCACAGGAGGGTGTGAGGGACATTCCTGTCGTCATCTTAGACCTGAGCTTGGGGCAAGGCTCCTCTGGTTGTAACAAACATAAACACCCAGATGGAAGCTGACAGAACATTGTAGCTGGTGTGAATTCAAACAGTCTTggatagaatcatggaattgttaaggttggGAAATCCTGCTAACACTGAGTCCAACACCACCGTGTTCACCACTGACCCCTGGCTCCAGGTGCCACATACACACTTCTATGAGCAGTTGCAGGGctggtgattccaccactgccctgggcagcctgtgccaatgcctgaccaccttcttgaaggaatttttcctggtATCCCATCTGAACCTCACATGGAGCTCCtagaggccatttcctcttacCCTGTCGCTTGTTATCAGGGACAGGACTGacccccccagctgtccccccctggcagggagttgtgcagagccacatgttcccccctgagcctccttttctccaggctgagcccctttccagctccctcagcccctcctggggctccagctccattcccttccctggacatgctccagccccttcagGTCCTTCTTGTCAGGAGGGTCCCAAACTGCCCCAGCATTTGAGGCCTCAGCAGTGTCAGCACAGGTCAGGAGTGCCTCAATTCTGCAGATACTGTGTTTTTGAGGATgctcaacaacaacaacaaaaaaaatccccttttcagCTGTTATACAGGATGCTTGGAGGGCAGAGAAAGTTGTTGGTGTCTCAAAAAAAGCCCGcgaggagcagggcaggtggaTCTGCTCCCAAATGGTGCCAGTCTGTCCCCTGCTTGCTCCCAactccacagctcagctgctgttccctgggctggctggaaGAGTGAATCCCCCCCTCTCTTTGCAGACCATCCATGTGGGGTGAAGAGAAAACGAAGTCTAGAGGATGAAGGAGAAGAAGATGCagaggatgaagaggatgatgaggatgactGATCCCAGCGAGCCAATCAGTTTTACAGACTCTGACTGTGCTTGTCTTAACCTCCCCGTTGTGTCTGTGTGAGACTGTAAATCCctgtctcctcctcctcctccccctttgTATGGCTGCAGCGTccacaatatatttttttaagatttagaATACTGTAGGCATTCAGGGGAATCTTCCATACAAGGCTCACTTTTTTCTCACAAGTATCTCATGACCAAAGGCTTTTCTCCGTTCGGTGGTTTGTGCAGcagcttgcaaaaaaaaaaaaaaaaaatcaaacaaaaaaacaaaaaaaggaaaaaaaaatcaaaaaaagagaaaaaatctcCTCCTTAGGGTATCTGTGTGTCCGAAATCAGCTGTGCCACACTGGACCCAGAGCTCCAGCTCAcaccctgccagcacagaaGGCCTTTGCCACCCTCGTGCCCTCAGCCCAGGGCTGAAGACGCTTTTTGAGCCATCTCGGGTGCAAAATCTGGTTCATCTCCGTGGACTCAGAATGATCCCTGAGGGTGTCTCAGATCTGAAATCATGGTGATGTGATCTCTGGACATGCTTGAAGATGCTTtagtgctggggatgggggtgcctggggttttggggagagggagggagggaggggctgcTTGCATGACCTGGTACCTCTGCCGATGCACCTTGCAGTAGCCCTGCACTTGCTTTCCTATTTGTTTTATAAACTGGAACATTTTTCCCATTGGCCACCTAAGGCCCATCCCTTGGGCTGTCCCAGCTGAGGGGACTTTTGTCCAAGGGGCTTTTGTGGCCGTGTCAGCTGCGGGGAGGCTCCCGGTGgcctgcagcagctttgggaagggATAGGGAATGCAGGTGAGGGGATACTGCTCCTCCATCCGCCTCCATTTCACACTGtacagccctgtgcagccacGATCACTGTGATGCTCCTGCAGCCCGTGTTAGCCTGTAAATTCTCAGGGTCCTTCTGCCAgccagtgccacctctgcacagccccggtgccagcctggcctgggcatccccctcctcctcctccccttcccagcacggaacagaactgcagctcctccctcgtgtccctgctctgggggtgcCACTGAGCTGGCTggagggagggtttggggaagcCAGGCAGGTGCAGcactcccatccccattccctcGTTCCCCCTGAGCCCAGAGGTGTCCGGGCagggcagcacatccctgggtggggcaggctggggacagcgctgtGCTGCTGCCCGGGGTGCAGACAAGCACTGGCACTTTGTGGCATTCCCGCTGCGTGCTCCGGGTGCTCCGTGTGCCCCCGGGGCCgaggctccagccctgccctccccggGGGTGTGGGGGGTGTTTGTGCAGCACATCCCCGGTCCTGTCGCTTCGTTCTCGCTGGTGTCTCTTGCATTGTACAGTCGCTGTGACCATTCGGAGATGAACTAATCCTGTAAAATGCAAACTGAGTAACTTATAAATGtttaaggaatttaaaaaaaaaagaaaaagtcagagCAGCAGttacttctaattttttttccctgcatttttagCAGACCGTATGGATTTTATATTAGCCTAGTAACTGTCAGGTTTTGATTGGTCAGACTAGTCCCAGAAATAAGAATCTCCAGCCCTTTTGTATCTTTTGTTACAAAATTTGGATAAAACTTTAATAAatacttcagtttttaaaaatctattgcAATGGAGCTTGTCTTGGCTGCCTCTGCTTCGGGAACAGCCAGGAATGCTCAGAGTGGAACTTaggggcaggtttgggtttctcctggagcagggagctgtccctgtccctgggagggCTGGGTTGGGCTCAACCTGGGCTGGTGGGCACAGAGtgggggctctgctctggggtgggcTCCCAGCACGatgagggctgcaggaggggaccTTGGAGGGGACCCAGAGCCGGATCCAGGGTCAGGGAGAGCTTGGGAAGGGTCTCCCTCCTGCCTTTTGGGGTGGGCACCTgccctgggggaggcaggggagtgtTCAgtgggcagggtgggctgggggctgtgccagctggggttgggggctgagctgtgccccgCTTTGGGGGCTCAGGGTCCCTCCCCTGGGGGTGCTCTGTGACCCCgtgctggctctgagctgtcACTCTGTCAGGtctcagcagctcagggactCTTCAGGGTGTCCCTCCCGCTGTTCAGGGCCCGAGGGaactgggctggactggggaGGGCACGGTCCCAActcaggggagctgcaggagagagctggggcaTCCTGGCGTGCTGCtcaccctgagcagggagggcagcaggaggaaggggatgGCAGTGAGAGGAAGGGAtggcaggagaaggaaggaagggatggcAGTAAGAGGAAGGGAtggcaggagaaggaaggaagggatgaCAGTGAGAGGaagggatggcaggaggaggaaggaaggaagggatgcCCACCCCACCCAGGTGGCCATTGGACCTTTCTGAGCCCCATCGCGGTGTTTGTGgcccctcccagggctggcagcagagcagggggtgcgggctctcccatccctcccatccctcgctcccagccagggctggtgtgGGCACCAGCAGGTCCCAGCACGCCTCCCCTCAAACCAGTTTGCAGCAAACTTTTCACCCCGCTGGGCTGGGACCGGCAGAGCGGGactggggagccccagggagctcccacggggggtgcagggggtgcagcccccccggcccctgcccctccccacGGCTCTTCTGTGCCATTCCATGCCCTCCTGCTGGCACCTcaggcctggcacaggctgggggctggctggggctggggtcccACCCTGGTCTGCTGGCagaggctccagccctgctgctcaggagccCTGCACGCTCTGGGGTGTGCTGAGAGGCAGGGGGAGCACGGAGcgtcccttcccttcctcagACCTTCTGCTTCCCCCAAcacttccctttcccctttcccaaacacttccctttcccctttcccaaggcagcccctggcagggccagctcaggagcacagggtcaccccccccgtgcccccatgtccccctcctttggttttggggggctcctcaatgccagccctgctccccctggCCCCCACGGGGACTGACAGAGCCTCTCCCGGCCGCCACTCCTGTACAATTCCCATTTATTATTCTGAGATCTCATTCCAGAGAAGTCCACTAACTCCTGAGAACCTACTGGGCTCCCCGCAGAGCCCCCGGGGCTGAAGCAACAAAACCTTTAGGGGAGGGAGATACAGCGGTGCCGGGTGCTGGAGAGTTCCcgaaaataaaatagaagggGAGAAATTCCAGGGGAAACACGGGCCCCTCTGGcaccccgggctgggctgggggtgctcctgtccccagggagggctgcctgtcccagcacagggccaggggctgtgctgtgccccctGCCCGGctcaggggagggaggggaggtgCAGGAGAGTCCCGTGGCCATCAAAGCTGGGAGTACAGGGAGTTCTCCATCTCCGGCGGCAGCTTGGCGTGGAACGGGGCGAGGCCCACCCCGAAAtctggagggagagggaagagaactGTCAGCACCTCGGGGGGGGCACACGGACCCCCAGGGGCAtcacaggggctggggggcacagaGAGGGCACTGGAAGGGCACACAGGAGGACTGCAGGGGactgggggcacagggaggggacacagagcccaggggcactgcaggggcctgggggcacagggagggcaagCACATGAACccctcctgggcacagcaggggtTGGGGGGCACGgagagggcactgggagggcacacACACCccaggggcactgcaggggactggggggacagGAAGGGCACACAAACccctccagggcactgctgtaggctggggaggaagggacTGGAacctggccaggctgtgccaggacagaggGGGCAGGATGTGCCTCATCCCTGCGGAGCCCATCCCTGTGagcatccccggggccgggggtCCCTCCCGTACCCATGTCAGCCTCCAGGCGCCCGGGCGGGGGGTTCTTGCGGTGGTCCTCGATGTGCAGGGTCATGTCCTCGCGGGAGGCGGTGGAGAAGGGGCACTGCGTGCAGCTGTAGCGGCCCCGCGTGTGCTCCCAGACGATGCGGCTGTTGGAGGAGTGCCCTGCAAGGACGGGCGGGCAGGGAAGCACAGGGATCGCCCCGGGATCGCCCGGAGCCGGGTGGTGCCGCGGGGCAATGCGGGTTGGAGCCGCCCCGCTCCAAACCCCACACGCTCAGGGGTTCCCTTCCCAAGGGAAAAACCCCGaatgtgggagcagggagccaggctgtgcccccagccccgcagcAAAGGGCGCAGCGAGTTCCAgcctgggggcactgggggcactgggggcactggagcccaggcagctgctgctgctgctcctcctcctgctgcttctgccctcggggccaggctggggggttttgggggggtaCAGCCGGCAACCCCCCTGCCTCGGAGCCCACCTGGGCCACATCCCCTCTCTGCGTGGCTCCCAAAAAGAAGGGAGCCCGCcctccccctctgctctccGGGGAGCACTGCAGTGCCCCTGGGGCCTCTCCCATCCCCTGTggcccccccgccgccccccaaaccccccagtgACAGAAAGCAGCCCCCACCCAGTAGGTGCCAAACTAACCTGGAGTCACTCCTGAGCCAAAGCATGGGAGGAGTGGGCTGACACTCAAACCTGCGGAGGGAATCGAGGGGCAAGACAAGCATTAGGTCTTCCCCTCCCTGGGGGGACACACGTGGGAGGGCAGGCCTGGCCCGGCCCCCCCGCCTCGCACCCCCAGCacgggggagcagcagggccggGAGAATTTGGAGGCGTTTTTTTGGCCGGTGCTTTGCCCAATCGAACATCACAGAGGGGGTGGCACGGGTGGCACGGGGCTTTGGGGGGGTGGCCGGGCcggaggggcaggagggggccGGATCCTCGGCTGGGCGGCGGCGGGtcctcctgggagctgctgctggtcaAGGCGGGAGCAGAAGAAGGTTTGTCCCGAACATCTCCGCGCTCTCACCTTGGCTTTTCTTCCAGACGGCGTTGGAGACGCTGGGGGGGGCCGTGGCCCGGCAGGAAGGGCCGCAGGCGGTGCTGAGCCGGGGGCTGCGCCAGCCCGTAGGGCGAGGGGGGCACGTAGGACAGGAACGGCCCCGGCACCGAGGACGGGGGTGGCCCCGAGAAGCGAGTCAAGGACGAGGGCCCGAACAGGCCGGGCTCCAGCAGCGGGAAGGGGTGCGGGCCCGGCGGCACCAGCGGCTCCAGCgagccgggcagcgccgcgggcAGCGCGCCCGGGGCAGAGTCCGCCGCTTCTTTCTCCAGGGGCCGCAGAGCGCTCGGGAGCTTGGGCAGCCCCTCGGGCGGCTTGGCCGGGGGCTCCTTCTCCGGGGCAGAGGTAGCGGGAGGCAGGACGGGCTTGTCGGGCTtggggggcggcgcggggccgctGGCGCTGTCGGAGCAGACGTGCAGGTGCTTGAAGAGGGAGCGGTGCGTGCGGAAGCGCAGCAGGCAGTTCTCACACCTGGCGGCCGGGAAAGCTCCGTCAGAGCCGGGGCTCCCCCGGGcaccgcccccagccccagccgcggcccagggggctcagggatgccagggagctgccaggtgtccccagagagggtgggatggggacagggagcagcgGGACTCACTTGAAGTAGCGGTTTGGTTTGTAGTGCACCTTCATGTGGACCATGAGGTCCTGCATGCTGGGGAAGGTCTCGGTGCAGCCCAGCGTGGGGCAGTGGAAGGTTTTGCCTGAGCAGAGGAATTCAGAGACAGATTcagtggggacagccccacTGCAGGGTCTGCAGCACCTCCCACGCTCCCCCCGCTCCCATCTCCCAccaccagtgctgctgagccctgctctgccccctcccAGCCAACAAAAGGGCACGTGGGGTGTCCTGGCCTTACCCTCGAGGGACTGCGTGGGTCTGTAGTGGACCTTCAGGTGGTCCACCAGCTCCTGCATGCTGGGGAAGGCCAGCTTGCAGCCGTAGCTCGAGCACTGGTAGTGTTTCCCTGCAAGGACACAGATCCGTCGGCCTCGTCCCTGCCCCGGctgtcgctgtcccctccccggggcggggctgggctcacctgggacaggtCTGCGCTTCAGCGGCCGCAGCTCCGGGGTCGGGGTCCCTGCGCTCCCCGGCATCGGGGCACTGCGCAGGGCTGGGTCACTGCAGCCTGCGGGGACAGCTTGTGAGGCTCGGCCCTGCCAaaccagccctgtgccctccccatccctccaggGAAATGGGGCCTGGGGGGTCTGGATGGAGAGGCTGGAGCCCCCCAGGGTGTGAGAGCTGCGAGGGGCTTTGCTCTAGGAAAAGCTGAGGAGTGAAGGTGAAGGCTGATGGTGTCTGGAACACGCTGGGCGATGCCACCTGCAcacccaggcacagcctggcacaccTGTGCACATCCCCATCGGGGGGATTCGGCCAAAGGGACCTCCCGGCCAcccccctgctcctgtccctcctctcaGCACCCTGAGGACACTCACCTGCCCCCTCTGTGCCGAATTTCCCCCGCAGGAAGAAGGTGGCCACAGCCTCGTCCTTCTCTGTCTTCATGGCACCGCCAGAGCTGGGCACGGGCACACGGCGGCTCCTCCCGGCGATGCTGCACcgggagcaggggagggaggtcACATCCCAGCCCGGAGCCATagtgccttcctcctcctgctcctcctcttcctctttttcctcctctcctcgGTGTCCCGTGCTCGTGGGACCGACCCTCCCGCCCGCAGGAGATCGCGGCTtcacagagcccagagctctcactgtcccttcctgcctttcctttcacagagcccagagctgtcactgtcccttccTGCCTTTCCCGCCCCAGGGGGttccccaaagcccccaaaCATCCCCCCAGGCATCACCAGGATCCTGCTCGTGCCCAGCCCACAGCAACTGTagccaaaaattcccccaaactcCAGGATCCCCTCCAAGGCACAGCCATACCAGGGATtgctggagctgttccagcctcctgctcccagggctggggggctcaCTGGGtgatccccccaaaattccaaagggTTTTCCagtcaggaggagcagcaggtccCACTGAGTGACTGGGAGCTGATGATGGGCACAGTTCCTGCCCGAAATTACACTGGCTTGGCCTCACAATGCCTTGGCATGAGGCTCCCACATGGATAAGCCAAACTCTAATTCCCAGTGAAAAATCATCTGGAAAACTTCCTCAGTTTGGGAGATTTCTCTGTAGTATCTTAATGTTGgagtgagagagaaaatgatTATAATAATGGCAATAATAATGCTAAAAATAATAAGTAAAGATGAAAATAAGGAcaaaaggataaaataaaatggataaaagggtaaaaatatttataataatgctgataataataattatgatattgatgataataataacaacaataatatcAGCACTGAGGCTGTGAAGTGGGCACTGAGCAATGTTTCCCCAAGAGCTCAATAACTTCTTGTGAAATCTCCCTGGAgatcagctctgctggctggggcACCCCATCCTTCCCATTAACATCTGCTCCAGAGACACTTTCCCAGCTTTTGGCTCCGGGGGGTCTCACccagaggggctcagcctggccaAGTCAGGCTcagcagctgttcctgcagcacccagcactcTGGGATCACAGCCCAGTGGGAAATAAAtcagggaggggggaaaaagccaTGTGGGATTATTCCTGTGGCTGCCCCCGGGCTTCTGGCTTTGTCTGGGggttgtggggctttttttgttgttgttttctcaGCTCAGCGGCCTCGGGATGGAATCAGCCAACCATGGAAGGGGGTTGGccatggaaaagggaatttgaggcagggctggggctaGTCATGGCCCAGGAGGGGAAATTCAGCCCTGGATGGAGGGGGTgctccatct is part of the Catharus ustulatus isolate bCatUst1 chromosome 29, bCatUst1.pri.v2, whole genome shotgun sequence genome and harbors:
- the LOC117008523 gene encoding acidic leucine-rich nuclear phosphoprotein 32 family member B isoform X1, whose product is MEMERRLTLELRNKKPSEVKELVLDNCRSEDGKVVGLSSDFENLEFLSMININLLSVSNLPKLNKLRKLELSDNRISGGLEVLAEKTPNLTHLNLSGNKIKDINTLEPLKKLPNLRSLDLFNCEVTMLINYRESVFALLPQLTYLDGFDADEQEAPDSDPEADGDALEDDYENGEEGEEEEDDEEEDDLDEEVIDDEEDEDDDLEGEEEEDGVDDEEEDEEEDGEEDEEDEAEEDHPCGVKRKRSLEDEGEEDAEDEEDDEDD
- the LOC117008523 gene encoding acidic leucine-rich nuclear phosphoprotein 32 family member B isoform X2, whose translation is MEMERRLTLELRNKKPSEVKELVLDNCRSEDGKVVGLSSDFENLEFLSMININLLSVSNLPKLNKLRKLELSDNRISGGLEVLAEKTPNLTHLNLSGNKIKDINTLEPLKKLPNLRSLDLFNCEVTMLINYRESVFALLPQLTYLDGFDADEQEAPDSDPEADGDALEDDYENGEGEEEEDDEEEDDLDEEVIDDEEDEDDDLEGEEEEDGVDDEEEDEEEDGEEDEEDEAEEDHPCGVKRKRSLEDEGEEDAEDEEDDEDD
- the ZNF414 gene encoding LOW QUALITY PROTEIN: zinc finger protein 414 (The sequence of the model RefSeq protein was modified relative to this genomic sequence to represent the inferred CDS: deleted 1 base in 1 codon) produces the protein MAPGWDVTSLPCSRCSIAGRSRRVPVPSSGGAMKTEKDEAVATFFLRGKFGTEGAGCSDPALRSAPMPGSAGTPTPELRPLKRRPVPGKHYQCSSYGCKLAFPSMQELVDHLKVHYRPTQSLEGKTFHCPTLGCTETFPSMQDLMVHMKVHYKPNRYFKCENCLLRFRTHRSLFKHLHVCSDSASGPAPPPKPDKPVLPPATSAPEKEPPAKPPEGLPKLPSALRPLEKEAADSAPGALPAALPGSLEPLVPPGPHPFPLLEPGLFGPSSLTRFSGPPPSSVPGPFLSYVPPSPYGLAQPPAQHRLRPFLPGHGPPSVSNAVWKKSQGLSVSPLLPCFGSGVTPGHSSNSRIVWEHTRGRYSCTQCPFSTASREDMTLHIEDHRKNPPPGRLEADMDFGVGLAPFHAKLPPEMENSLYSQL